The Castanea sativa cultivar Marrone di Chiusa Pesio chromosome 11, ASM4071231v1 genome contains a region encoding:
- the LOC142617367 gene encoding flowering time control protein FY, with protein sequence MMYGDPQQHQHQHQQYNPQQQQQQQQQQQQQQQQQQQQQQQGGDFHRGPPPPPPQMMRQPSASSSTLNTEYHHPSGPPPPYDAHGDSFAAKRMRKLTQRRAVDYTSTVVRYMQIRMWQRDSRDRTALQPTPAAAIDMLPTVAYSDNPSTSFAAKFVHTSLNKNRCSINRVLWTPTGRRLITGSQSGEFTLWNGQSFNFEMILQAHDQAIRSMVWSHNDNWMVSGDDGGAIKYWQNNMNNVKANKSAHKESVRDLSFCRTDLKFCSCSDDTTVKVWDFARCQEERSLSGHGWDVKSVDWHPTKSLLVSGGKDNLVKLWDAKSGRELCSFHGHKNMVLCVKWNENGNWVLTASKDQIIKLYDIRAMKELESFRGHRKDVTALAWHPFHEEYFVSGSFDGSIFHWLVGHETPQVEIPNAHDNAVWDLAWHPIGYLLCSGSNDHTTKFWCRNRPGDTARDKFSMGQAQGYGEQNPVIGGRMTGNFPVPEGPATPGPFPPGLTRNEGTIPGVGVAMPLQIPLDASAQGDQKQPLPLSMPLGAPPLPPGPHPSLLASNQQQAYQQNPQIQQQHHHQQHQPLPQQMAPLPMPPPNMGQLQPPSHLPLLPHPHLPRPPPQMSPLGMPSSIPSSMPGSMSMPSSGPASHPLSMPPVGMQGTMNQIVPPLPQGHFMGMNPMHSGPLSTSGVPPVGGFPNGLPNMQAPSNASGPQMYPQGGTFNRPQAGQMSMMQGYNPYQSGNQAGLHPPPPPGPPPHGQTPQ encoded by the exons ATGATGTACGGTGATCCTCAACAGCACCAGCACCAGCACCAACAGTACAATCCgcaacaacaacagcagcaacagcaacaacaacaacaacaacaacaacaacaacaacagcaacagcagCAAGGCGGAGACTTTCACAGAGGCCCACCGCCACCGCCGCCGCAGATGATGAGGCAACCTTCCGCTTCTTCCAGTACACTCAATACGGAGTACCACCACCCCTCCGGCCCTCCTCCGCCGTACGACG CACATGGCGATAGTTTTGCTGCAAAACGAATGAGGAAGCTTACCCAGAGGAGGGCAGTTGATTATACTAGCACTGTTGTGCGATATATGCAG ATTCGTATGTGGCAGCGAGATTCAAGGGACAGGACAGCATTGCAACCTACCCCAGCTGCAGCGATTGAT ATGTTGCCAACAGTTGCATATTCAGATAATCCATCTACAAGCTTTGCCGCAAAATTTGTACATACATCTTTGAACAAAAACCGTTGTTCGATTAATCGGGTTTTG TGGACTCCTACAGGTAGGCGACTAATCACAGGCTCTCAAAGTGGGGAATTCACTCTCTGGAATGGACAgtcatttaattttgaaatgattctTCAG GCCCATGATCAAGCAATCAGGTCAATGGTATGGAGTCATAATGACAACTGGATGGTTTCTGGTGATGATGGGGGCGCAATAAA GTATTGGCAGAACAACATGAATAACGTTAAGGCTAATAAATCTGCTCATAAAGAATCTGTCCGGGACTTAAG CTTTTGTAGGACAGACCTGAAGTTTTGCTCCTGCTCAGATGATACAACTGTTAAAGTTTGGGATTTTGCGCGGTGCCAAGAAGAGCGTTCATTGTCCG GCCATGGTTGGGATGTGAAGAGCGTTGACTGGCACCCTACAAAATCTCTACTAGTTTCAG GTGGTAAAGACAACCTTGTGAAACTCTGGGACGCCAAATCGGGAAGAGAGCTTTGTTCGTT CCATGGCCACAAAAACATGGTTCTTTGTGTCAAATGGAATGAAAATGGAAACTGGGTGCTAACTGCTTCAAAGGATCAAATCATCAAG CTCTACGACATTAGGGCTATGAAGGAGCTTGAATCTTTCCGTGGGCATAGGAAAGATGTGACTG CTTTGGCTTGGCACCCATTCCACGAGGAATACTTTGTTAGTGGGAGTTTTGATGGGTCCATTTTCCACTGGCTTGTTGG GCATGAAACTCCCCAGGTAGAAATTCCCAATGCACATGATAATGCTGTGTGGGACCTTGCATGGCATCCTATTGGATATCTTCTCTGCAG TGGTAGCAATGATCATACAACAAAGTTCTGGTGCAGAAATAGGCCAGGAGACACTGCTCGTGATAAATTTAGCATGGGTCAGGCCCAAG GTTATGGTGAGCAAAACCCTGTTATTGGTGGTCGCATGACTGGTAATTTCCCAGTACCTGAAGGGCCAGCGACTCCAGGACCATTTCCTCCTGGGTTGACTCGAAATGAAGGAACCATTCCTGGTGTTGGAGTTGCGATGCCATTACAAATTCCTCTTGATGCATCAGCTCAGGGAGATCAAAAGCAGCCTCTTCCACTTTCAATGCCATTAGGGGCTCCTCCTCTCCCTCCTGGTCCACATCCCTCTCTTCTTGCTTCCAATCAACAGCAAGCATATCAGCAAAATCCACAGATCCAgcaacaacaccaccaccaacaacaccAGCCACTCCCACAACAAATGGCTCCTTTGCCTATGCCCCCTCCAAATATGGGACAGCTACAGCCTCCATCTCATTTACCGTTGCTTCCGCATCCCCATTTACCTCGCCCACCACCCCAAATGTCCCCACTTGGTATGCCTTCATCAATCCCATCTTCAATGCCAGGATCAATGTCCATGCCTTCTTCAGGACCTGCCTCGCATCCATTGTCAATGCCTCCAGTG GGAATGCAAGGTACAATGAATCAGATTGTTCCTCCATTGCCACAGGGCCATTTCATGGGCATGAACCCTATGCACTCCGGGCCCTTGTCTACAAGTGGAGTACCTCCAGTTGGAGGTTTTCCGAATGGCTTGCCAAATATGCAGGCACCATCAAATGCAAGTGGGCCCCAAATGTATCCTCAGGGTGGGACATTTAACCGGCCACAAGCTGGACAGATGTCAATGATGCAAGGGTATAATCCCTACCAG TCTGGGAATCAAGCTGGTCTGcatccacctccaccaccaggTCCGCCACCTCATGGCCAAACACCTCAGTAG
- the LOC142617363 gene encoding putative disease resistance RPP13-like protein 1: MAGALVGGAVLSAFLQVAFDRAASREVLDYLNGRKLIDRLVQKLKLELMSAGAVLNDAEEKQITDPAVKKWLDELKDAVYVADDLLDEIAYEAMRCKLEAESTSTSKVMDFFSTFVNSFDKRIQSELENILEQLESITKQKDVLRLEKVATAAQVPSRPLTTSCPEEYGVFGRDKDMEAIFDMFQSDDASVNGICVVPIVGMGGVGKTTLARLIYNDKRVEESFDLKAWVCVSENYDYFRIAKAIFEEVTSSACDIQTINLLQNKIREKFNGKKVFLVLDDVWNEKYEDSVELLKVFRCGALEIKVIVTTRSKIVASNVGSVSAYILNELSSEDCWSLFEKHAFKNGSSSKFPILEKIGRQIVQKCKGLPLAAKALGGLLRFEEDPTKWTEVLKSNKWDLPIENNSIIPALRLSYHYLPPHLKHCFAYCSILPKDYEFKKEELVLLWMAEDLLQQFEGNERMERTGEQYFHDLVSRSFFQQSSNKNPSFVMHDLINDLAMFIAGEFCFKLEIDESCVITRKTRHLSYVRTKYDSSKKFKVSYKAKGLRTFLGLDLPQSQWWLKRISMMMIDDLLLTSKCLRVLSFSSYRNMRELPNSIGNLKHLRYLNLSDTSIKWLPNSLCTLYNLQTLLLSGCHSLIKLPTEMWRLVNLRHLDLVGTKLKEMPLHMGKLGNLVKLTAFVVGKDTGSSIKELGELHHLSGALSIFNLQNVHHARDAREVNLKDKQYLSELVFQCGFDNESSENARDVLEQLCPHSKLESLTIEDYGGTKFPNWLEDCSFSNMVSIRLANCKYCSSLPSLGHLPVLKKLYIQGFHFVLRVDREFYGDGSSTIKPFKSLEVLSFKDMPEWQEWFLFEGEYEDEGGVFSTLKELCIIECPKLSGGLPSQLPSLIKLEIEKCQQLVASVPRAPTLNTLQLSDCDKVVLKELPPKLDDLKIRGGRIFLQSFVEIMTCLTVPRSGVLTTLKSLEIEGAFQITTGHCYPSLESLEIRDDSDSLWSFPLDAYPKLKSLQVFESKTLESLFASEESYRDVSSLSYLAIRCSPNFVSFFSGGICAPNLTTMTINYCNKLKLLPENMRTILPSLEFLTVGGCPELESFPEGGLPLNLATLSVWDCDKLFSRRMEWGLQDLHSLTYIYISRNCKEVESFPEEAWLPPTLTDIYIRRFPNLKSLKGFQHLTSLETLYIGDCDNLQYLPEEGFPTSLSSLILKGCPLLKQRCEREKGEEWPKIAHIPNIVIDDELIT; the protein is encoded by the coding sequence ATGGCTGGGGCTTTGGTGGGTGGAGCTGTTCTCTCAGCATTTCTTCAGGTGGCGTTTGACCGAGCGGCTTCTCGCGAGGTCCTAGACTATCTCAACGGAAGGAAACTGATTGATCGTTTGGTGCAGAAGCTGAAGTTAGAGCTGATGTCTGCTGGTGCTGTGCTCAATGATGCGGAGGAGAAGCAAATTACAGACCCAGCTGTGAAAAAGTGGCTGGATGAGCTCAAAGATGCTGTTTATGTTGCGGATGACCTCCTCGATGAGATTGCCTACGAAGCTATGCGATGCAAGTTAGAAGCTGAATCCACTAGTACTAGTAAGGTAATGgattttttctctacttttgTTAATTCATTTGACAAAAGGATACAATCCGAACTAGAAAACATTCTAGAACAACTAGAATCtattacaaaacaaaaggaTGTTCTCCGTCTAGAAAAGGTTGCTACTGCTGCACAAGTACCATCACGACCATTGACAACTTCTTGCCCTGAAGAATATGGTGTGTTTGGCAGAGACAAGGATATGGAGGCGATATTTGATATGTTCCAATCAGATGATGCAAGTGTTAATGGTATATGTGTTGTTCCCATAGTAGGTATGGGTGGGGTTGGTAAAACAACTCTCGCTCGACTTATATACAATGACAAGAGAGTCGAGGAGAGTTTTGATCTCAAAGCTTGGGTTTGCGTTTCGgaaaattatgattattttagGATAGCAAAAGCTATTTTTGAAGAGGTCACTTCATCTGCTTGTGACATTCAAACCATAAATTTGCTGCAAAATAAAATCAGAGAGAAATTTAATGGGAAGAAAGTTTTCCTAGTTTTAGACGATGTTTGGAATGAAAAATATGAAGATTCAGTTGAGTTACTCAAAGTTTTCAGATGTGGGGCACTGGAGATTAAAGTTATTGTTACAACACGCAGTAAAATAGTCGCATCTAATGTAGGCTCAGTTTCAGCTTATATTCTAAATGAATTGTCAAGCGAAGACTGTTGGTCCTTATTTGAAAAACATGCATTTAAAAATGGAAGCTCTAGTAAATTTCCCATTCTTGAGAAAATTGGTAGACAAATTGTCCAAAAGTGTAAAGGCTTGCCTTTAGCTGCAAAAGCACTTGGGGGTTTGCTGCGGTTTGAAGAAGATCCAACAAAGTGGACAGAGGTTTTGAAGAGTAATAAATGGGATTTACCTATAGAAAACAATAGTATCATTCCAGCTCTAAGATTGAGCTACCACTACCTTCCCCCACATTTGAAGCATTGTTTTGCATATTGCTCAATCCTTCCGAAGgattatgaatttaaaaaggAGGAATTAGTCCTACTGTGGATGGCTGAAGATTTATTACAACAATTCGAAGGAAATGAAAGGATGGAAAGAACAGGTGAACAATACTTTCATGATCTAGTATCTAGATCGTTTTTTCAACAGTCAAGTAACAAAAATCCAAGTTTTGTAATGCATGACTTAATCAATGACTTGGCAATGTTTATAGCTGGAGAATTTTGTTTCAAGCTGGAGATTGATGAGTCTTGTGTAATCACAAGAAAGACTCGTCATTTGTCATATGTTAGAACTAAATATGATTCCTCTAAGAAATTTAAGGTGTCTTACAAGGCCAAGGGTTTGCGAACCTTCCTTGGATTAGATTTGCCACAATCTCAATGGTGGTTAAAAAGGATATCAATGATGATGATAGATGATTTGTTGTTGACATCTAAGTGCTTAAGAGTTCTTTCATTTTCTAGCTATAGAAACATGAGGGAGTTGCCTAATTCTATTGGCAATTTGAAACATCTACGCTATTTAAATCTCAGTGACACTTCAATTAAATGGTTACCAAATTCTCTATGTACTTTGTATAATTTGCAAACCTTGTTATTGTCAGGCTGTCACTCCCTTATCAAGTTGCCTACTGAGATGTGGAGATTAGTCAACTTGCGCCACTTGGATTTAGTTGGTACAAAATTGAAAGAGATGCCACTGCATATGGGTAAATTGGGAAATCTTGTGAAATTAACTGCTTTTGTTGTGGGCAAAGATACTGGGTCTAGTATTAAGGAGTTAGGGGAGCTCCATCATCTTTCTGGAGCATTGTCCATTTTTAACTTGCAAAATGTTCATCATGCTAGAGATGCAAGGGAGGTTAATTTGAAGGATAAGCAGTACTTATCTGAGCTAGTGTTTCAATGTGGCTTTGACAATGAAAGTTCAGAAAATGCAAGAGATGTTCTTGAGCAATTGTGTCCTCATTCGAAATTGGAGTCTCTCACCATTGAAGATTACGGGGGTACAAAATTTCCAAATTGGTTAGAAGATTGTTCTTTCTCCAATATGGTGTCTATACGCCTTGCCAATTGTAAGTATTGCTCATCATTGCCTTCACTTGGGCACCTACCTGTCCTCAAGAAACTCTATATTCAAGGTTTTCATTTTGTATTGCGTGTGGATCGTGAGTTCTATGGGGATGGTTCTTCTACAATTAAGCCTTTTAAATCCCTTGAAGTATTAAGCTTTAAAGACATGCCAGAGTGGCAGGAATGGTTTTTATTTGAAGGCGAATATGAAGATGAGGGTGGAGTTTTCTCTACTCTCAAAGAGCTTTGCATAATTGAATGTCCCAAGCTAAGCGGTGGTCTACCCAGTCAGCTTCCCTCTTTAATCAaacttgaaattgaaaaatgtcAGCAACTTGTTGCTTCAGTTCCTAGAGCTCCGACTCTCAATACATTGCAATTAAGTGATTGTGACAAGGTTGTGTTGAAGGAATTACCACCCAAGTTGGATGACCTCAAAATTAGAGGAGGTCGCATCTTCTTGCAGTCTTTTGTGGAAATTATGACGTGTCTCACAGTCCCACGAAGTGGTGTACTTACTACATTAAAATCACTTGAAATCGAAGGAGCATTTCAGATCACAACTGGCCATTGCTATCCTTCTCTTGAAAGTTTGGAAATAAGGGATGACTCTGACTCACTCTGGTCTTTTCCCTTAGATGCGTATCCAAAACTCAAATCTCTCCAAGTGTTTGAAAGTAAAACTCTTGAATCTCTTTTCGCATCAGAGGAATCTTACCGTGATGTTAGTTCTCTCTCTTATTTGGCGATTCGGTGTTCCCCTAATTTTGTATCCTTTTTTAGTGGAGGTATCTGCGCCCCTAATTTGACAACGATGACGATCAATTATTGCAACAAGTTAAAGTTATTGCCTGAAAATATGCGCACTATACTCCCATCCCTTGAGTTTTTGACAGTCGGTGGGTGTCCAGAACTGGAATCGTTTCCTGAGGGAGGTTTGCCCTTAAATTTAGCAACACTTAGTGTTTGGGACTGCGACAAACTATTTTCCCGTCGCATGGAGTGGGGATTGCAAGATCTTCACTCTCTTACCTATATCTATATCTCCAGAAACTGTAAAGAAGTGGAGTCCTTTCCGGAGGAAGCGTGGCTGCCTCCCACTCTTACCGATATCTATATTAGAAGATTTCCAAATCTAAAATCACTCAAGGGTTTTCAACATCTCACCTCTCTTGAAACCTTGTATATTGGTGACTGCGATAACCTCCAGTACTTACCAGAAGAGGGCTTTCCCACCTCCCTTTCTTCTCTAATTCTCAAAGGCTGCCCTCTTCTAAAACAAcggtgtgagagagagaaaggggaaGAATGGCCAAAAATTGCTCACATCCCCAACATAGTGATTGACGATGAATTGATCACATGA